From the genome of Roseofilum capinflatum BLCC-M114, one region includes:
- a CDS encoding response regulator transcription factor, producing MGKKVLIVDDETHIRILLEQTLEELEDEGVELLSAGDGETALGLIQEQQPDLVFLDVMMPRMNGFDVCYQVKKKLNLQKIYVIMLTAKGQEFDKKKGEEVGANLYMTKPFDPDELLEKAIEILGI from the coding sequence ATGGGCAAAAAAGTTTTAATTGTCGATGATGAAACTCATATCAGAATCCTTCTAGAACAAACCCTAGAGGAATTAGAAGATGAAGGAGTGGAACTGTTATCGGCTGGAGATGGAGAAACAGCCTTGGGTTTGATCCAGGAACAACAGCCCGATTTAGTCTTTTTAGATGTGATGATGCCCAGAATGAATGGGTTTGATGTGTGTTATCAGGTTAAAAAGAAACTAAATTTACAAAAAATATACGTTATCATGTTAACAGCAAAAGGTCAAGAGTTTGATAAGAAAAAAGGGGAGGAAGTGGGGGCGAATTTATATATGACAAAGCCTTTTGATCCGGATGAGCTACTCGAAAAGGCTATAGAAATTTTAGGGATATAG
- a CDS encoding ABC1 kinase family protein → MVKRKDIPTPLIEAKSKKKVKVVAELETRRFSIYYVIRRFLVYFLGIQIRRITRQSDLQKTANDLREIFEEFGGFWVKAGQVLALRTDLFPKVVCDELRRLQFEALGFPTKVVRATIEEELGQPVEKVFEYFDDDPLAAASIAQIHKAVLRNEQKPVVVKIQRPGIKESFERDLNLIKVLVNLLTRFNIATFLRLDEAIIELEKTFREELDYRYEASNTRRMRKSLKAHKIYVPKIYDKYSRRRVLVMEFIDGVLMSDYIKVAQADPQKVKQWEVENNMDTEKLGERLFLSLYRQIFEDNLYHGDLHPGNIILLRNTKFALIDMGSIGRLDRDLRIKYLNYINGLAEEDFAKASDYYIRFALDVPRVNMPRVRSEMAQGIEVWASKARLKGVDYQEKSFGGATSEVSKVQIKYGTPSNWIFLKITRSFLTLDGSLQYITPNFNIFKLIDKYKKQADRRAFRKSLEPQVIRASLNQLFNIIDEYNNIILPELRQRTTPFELTADPYALALAVIFRSFSYAVGLGAIFVLYTFLYQYHFPVIQWIHNSALEDFVHKIMILPYIGWIAILIAMLLTIRMLSASASILERKEYGFFP, encoded by the coding sequence ATGGTTAAACGTAAAGATATCCCTACACCGCTAATTGAAGCGAAAAGCAAAAAAAAAGTAAAAGTTGTTGCTGAACTAGAAACCCGCCGCTTTTCTATCTATTACGTTATCCGACGCTTCCTAGTTTATTTTTTAGGCATACAAATTCGACGGATTACCCGACAGTCTGACCTGCAAAAAACAGCGAATGACCTACGGGAAATATTTGAAGAATTTGGTGGATTTTGGGTAAAAGCTGGACAAGTTTTGGCTTTAAGAACCGATTTATTTCCTAAAGTTGTCTGTGATGAGTTACGCCGTTTACAGTTTGAAGCTTTGGGATTTCCGACAAAAGTAGTTCGCGCCACAATTGAAGAAGAACTGGGTCAACCTGTCGAAAAAGTATTTGAATATTTTGATGACGATCCTCTCGCAGCCGCTTCTATTGCCCAAATTCATAAAGCAGTTTTGCGGAATGAGCAGAAACCTGTGGTTGTAAAAATACAACGTCCAGGAATTAAAGAATCATTTGAGAGAGATCTCAACTTAATTAAAGTTCTAGTGAATCTATTAACCCGATTCAATATAGCTACTTTTTTGCGATTAGATGAAGCCATTATCGAGTTAGAAAAAACATTTCGAGAAGAATTAGATTATCGCTATGAAGCCTCGAATACTCGCCGGATGCGTAAGTCTCTGAAGGCCCATAAAATCTATGTACCTAAAATCTATGATAAGTATTCGAGACGAAGAGTGTTGGTGATGGAATTTATTGACGGTGTATTGATGTCTGATTATATCAAAGTTGCTCAAGCCGATCCACAGAAAGTCAAACAATGGGAAGTAGAAAACAATATGGATACGGAAAAGCTAGGGGAAAGGCTGTTTTTATCCTTGTATAGACAAATTTTTGAAGATAATTTGTATCATGGCGATCTCCACCCAGGTAATATTATCTTGTTGCGGAATACAAAGTTTGCCTTAATTGATATGGGTAGTATTGGGAGATTAGATAGAGATTTAAGAATTAAATATCTGAATTATATTAATGGATTGGCAGAAGAGGATTTTGCTAAGGCTTCTGATTATTATATCCGGTTTGCCTTAGATGTACCTAGGGTGAATATGCCCAGAGTGCGATCGGAGATGGCGCAAGGAATAGAGGTTTGGGCATCTAAGGCACGACTGAAAGGGGTAGACTATCAGGAAAAATCCTTTGGGGGAGCTACCAGTGAAGTGTCTAAAGTGCAAATCAAATATGGTACACCGAGTAACTGGATCTTTCTGAAAATCACGCGATCGTTCTTGACGCTGGATGGCTCTCTTCAGTATATAACTCCAAATTTCAATATTTTTAAGCTGATTGATAAGTATAAAAAACAAGCCGATCGCCGAGCATTTAGGAAAAGTTTAGAACCTCAAGTGATTAGAGCTTCATTGAATCAGTTGTTTAATATTATAGATGAGTACAATAATATTATTCTGCCTGAGCTGCGACAACGGACTACACCGTTTGAATTAACGGCCGATCCTTATGCTTTGGCTCTAGCGGTTATTTTCCGGTCTTTTTCCTATGCGGTAGGTCTTGGAGCTATATTCGTATTGTATACATTCCTGTATCAATACCATTTCCCAGTGATTCAATGGATTCACAATTCAGCTTTAGAGGATTTCGTTCATAAGATTATGATCCTTCCCTATATTGGATGGATTGCTATATTGATCGCTATGCTGCTAACGATTAGAATGTTATCAGCCTCTGCTTCTATTCTAGAGCGTAAAGAATATGGATTTTTCCCATAG
- a CDS encoding LamG-like jellyroll fold domain-containing protein, producing the protein MSQLTLSWPSLVFDGDEDYIVMYIPEWETPVFSVELWAKASQKQVNYASLINSCDDPPFSNSFQIDVMNGYYRFYHSDVQVRMGKVQLEWQHLAITYDGNEVKTYLNGQLQYSKAIASMPTIFKNYTLGRSRSADKYFCGELSDVRLWDKALTAEEIQAAMDRRLVGNEDGLVAYWPLDEGTGETIGDRTGKIEPGTIHGATWQQDGVEMKPAVPTREEHSQWVLSFNGESDYIETDCKLNFGTEPFTLEAWVYSTGASGVILSSEKHGVSAYQFRLVQEKNTIAFMFSDRPGNHLLWDSKQGYLLQSTVAENEWSHIAVKRIGTTYQLYVDGKLASECQTEQVIDWQNSTVNLRIGAQRPYSGEGGIFYFKGKVAEVRIWNIERSPEEIQIQKNWGLSGQESGLVGYWPLNEGNGEVSDCTGNSNTTLYGGTWEQETVEFGFAGDRPMANLTHLGLTGDERELLQYLPSKGGQGLQIDSLMDVPTQPQAILSLDGNSYIETNAQLSLGLTPFTLEAWVYSTGQSGVILSAEKHGVSAYQFRLVQDKNTLAFMFSDQPGNTLLWEGKQGYLLKSTVLQHQWSHIAIKRVGKTHEMYVNGALAAQCETSQPIDWKTSTFPLRIGAQRPHSGEGGIFHFQGKVADVRIWNIERSAEQIQTQRQYQLTGQEGGLVGYWPLNEGNNQISDRTKQSTAILYGGTWEQQDLYFLQTDAQGTATPQATAPTAAIAPVTPATVQPKADRSQDLDVDLDFDTTVISVTILTGSNDLGGKPKTIYGKEQKKKRKKRKKQNKYLSPVEKVVRKVAKRQDKATHTYVERHKRSNRKKKNGWIKDLVKNTTKSWEKLF; encoded by the coding sequence ATGAGTCAATTAACACTTTCTTGGCCTTCCTTGGTGTTTGATGGGGATGAAGACTATATCGTCATGTATATTCCGGAGTGGGAAACGCCGGTTTTTTCGGTTGAACTGTGGGCTAAGGCTAGTCAAAAGCAGGTCAATTATGCCAGTTTAATAAACAGTTGTGATGATCCTCCATTTAGTAATTCTTTCCAAATCGATGTGATGAATGGTTATTATCGCTTCTATCATAGCGATGTTCAGGTTCGCATGGGGAAAGTCCAATTAGAATGGCAACATCTAGCAATTACTTATGATGGCAATGAAGTCAAAACCTATTTGAATGGCCAATTGCAATACTCTAAAGCAATTGCTTCAATGCCAACGATATTTAAGAATTATACTCTAGGACGCAGTAGAAGTGCGGATAAATACTTTTGTGGAGAACTCAGTGATGTTCGGTTGTGGGATAAAGCGCTAACGGCTGAAGAGATTCAAGCGGCTATGGATCGCCGTTTGGTGGGTAATGAAGATGGATTGGTCGCTTATTGGCCGTTGGATGAAGGTACAGGAGAGACGATTGGCGATCGCACGGGTAAGATTGAACCAGGTACGATTCATGGTGCGACTTGGCAACAGGATGGAGTGGAAATGAAACCAGCAGTTCCGACTAGAGAGGAGCATTCTCAATGGGTGTTGAGTTTCAATGGAGAAAGTGACTACATTGAAACGGACTGTAAGCTCAACTTTGGCACTGAACCCTTTACCCTGGAAGCTTGGGTCTATAGCACGGGGGCATCAGGGGTGATTCTCTCCTCGGAAAAACATGGAGTCAGTGCTTATCAATTCCGACTGGTTCAAGAGAAGAATACGATCGCCTTTATGTTCTCCGATCGCCCCGGAAATCATCTCCTTTGGGACAGTAAACAGGGATATTTATTACAGTCCACGGTGGCTGAGAATGAATGGTCACATATTGCAGTCAAACGGATCGGAACCACCTATCAACTGTATGTGGATGGAAAACTGGCCAGCGAATGTCAAACCGAGCAAGTCATTGATTGGCAAAATAGCACGGTAAACTTGCGTATTGGCGCTCAACGTCCCTATTCAGGAGAGGGGGGAATCTTTTACTTTAAGGGTAAAGTCGCTGAGGTGCGGATTTGGAATATAGAGCGATCGCCAGAAGAAATCCAGATTCAAAAAAATTGGGGTTTAAGTGGACAAGAATCGGGGTTAGTCGGCTATTGGCCGCTGAATGAGGGCAATGGAGAAGTGAGCGATTGCACTGGAAACAGCAACACTACTCTATATGGCGGAACCTGGGAACAGGAAACGGTAGAATTTGGATTCGCTGGCGATCGCCCCATGGCCAACCTCACCCACTTAGGACTAACGGGAGATGAACGCGAACTGCTGCAATATTTGCCGTCAAAAGGGGGTCAAGGTCTACAGATTGATTCACTCATGGATGTTCCCACCCAACCCCAAGCGATCCTCAGTTTAGATGGCAACAGCTACATCGAAACCAACGCTCAACTCTCCCTCGGTCTAACTCCCTTCACCCTAGAAGCGTGGGTATACAGTACCGGACAATCGGGGGTAATTCTGTCTGCGGAAAAACATGGAGTCAGTGCCTATCAATTTCGACTCGTTCAAGACAAAAACACCCTTGCCTTCATGTTCTCAGACCAGCCGGGCAATACCCTACTGTGGGAAGGAAAACAGGGTTATCTGTTGAAATCAACCGTCCTTCAACACCAATGGTCACATATCGCCATTAAGCGAGTCGGAAAAACCCATGAGATGTATGTCAATGGAGCATTGGCAGCTCAATGTGAAACCAGTCAACCCATAGACTGGAAAACCAGCACATTCCCCTTGCGGATCGGCGCTCAACGTCCCCATTCAGGAGAGGGGGGAATCTTCCACTTCCAAGGAAAAGTGGCTGATGTCCGCATCTGGAATATAGAGCGGTCAGCAGAACAGATCCAAACCCAGCGTCAATATCAGTTGACGGGTCAAGAAGGGGGATTAGTCGGGTATTGGCCTCTGAATGAAGGGAATAACCAAATCAGCGATCGCACCAAACAGAGTACAGCCATCCTTTACGGAGGAACCTGGGAACAACAAGACCTGTATTTCCTGCAAACAGATGCTCAAGGAACCGCAACACCTCAAGCCACTGCACCAACTGCGGCGATCGCTCCGGTAACCCCTGCCACTGTCCAACCCAAAGCCGATCGCTCCCAAGACCTTGATGTAGATCTAGACTTTGACACAACCGTAATCAGCGTCACTATTTTGACAGGTAGCAATGATTTGGGAGGCAAACCCAAAACTATCTACGGCAAAGAACAGAAGAAAAAACGCAAGAAACGCAAAAAGCAAAACAAATATCTTTCTCCTGTCGAGAAAGTCGTGCGTAAGGTCGCTAAACGGCAAGATAAAGCCACTCACACTTACGTTGAACGGCATAAGCGATCGAATCGCAAGAAAAAGAATGGTTGGATCAAGGATTTAGTTAAAAACACAACTAAGAGTTGGGAAAAACTGTTCTAG
- a CDS encoding lipase family protein, with protein sequence MSSQYSWQQKILCLIWLTYCISIPKTYFGSQEYLQTFATKAVKANFADPQIRSLIGTWQLTWGCAVYQIKKGSSSSNVNDHTMYIAKYMDNPDLDQYVIALAGTNPFSLQNLLLEDVNVATASPWNQGQPWKTAERLTKDNGEPAVSAGITKALKDLTTAMWDGDQLLFDHLREITMNASKPVEITVAGHSLAGAMAPSLALSLVDRQAEWDAKHTTNIKVVSLAGFSPGNEAFARYYDQTLGDKTERLWNQMDIVPNVWAVEGLRKIPRIYTPDIPPILAVDIALKALELSSQDQNYTHIKRTTEGFASDFNPGFMIDNLPNDSDLKEVVLDVCTEFMAYPIILQLQSIPLVGDVTKDYVTDLVKEFSEEVRAVLDDVVTNNASSEELLKESLNGIISKICGVDVNLFLFPIPDELEELLSTGQVVRLINFVLQVLFQHVWRYSRHYQFTEFDARRAELTAQVASKMKVEESKVQTQNTVIVNYGSAKKDDVDDLLRGEGKLLRSISSVMEQLKQADQVSQNAQPVIFIVQKKKDSGKF encoded by the coding sequence ATGTCCAGTCAATATAGTTGGCAGCAAAAAATTCTTTGCCTAATCTGGCTGACTTATTGTATTTCTATTCCCAAAACTTACTTTGGTTCTCAAGAATATTTACAGACTTTTGCTACAAAAGCGGTCAAAGCCAATTTTGCTGATCCGCAAATTCGCAGTCTCATCGGTACATGGCAACTGACCTGGGGATGTGCTGTTTACCAAATTAAGAAAGGATCGTCCTCCTCAAATGTTAATGACCATACCATGTATATAGCTAAATACATGGATAACCCCGATCTCGATCAATATGTCATTGCTCTAGCTGGAACCAATCCCTTCTCTCTACAAAACCTCTTGCTTGAGGATGTCAATGTGGCCACCGCTTCCCCGTGGAATCAAGGCCAACCCTGGAAGACAGCAGAAAGACTGACCAAAGACAACGGTGAACCGGCTGTTTCGGCTGGAATTACCAAAGCTCTAAAAGATTTAACCACAGCCATGTGGGATGGCGATCAACTCCTCTTCGATCATCTCAGAGAAATCACCATGAATGCAAGCAAACCTGTAGAAATTACCGTTGCAGGTCACAGTCTTGCCGGTGCAATGGCTCCATCTCTTGCCTTATCCTTAGTCGATCGACAGGCGGAGTGGGATGCTAAACACACAACTAACATAAAAGTTGTATCTTTAGCCGGTTTTTCTCCAGGAAATGAAGCATTTGCTCGTTATTATGACCAAACTTTAGGGGATAAAACCGAAAGGCTGTGGAATCAGATGGATATCGTTCCTAACGTTTGGGCAGTTGAAGGACTCAGAAAAATTCCCAGAATTTATACACCCGATATTCCTCCGATTTTAGCAGTCGATATTGCATTGAAAGCCTTAGAGCTATCGAGTCAAGATCAGAACTATACTCATATAAAACGCACTACCGAAGGTTTTGCCAGTGATTTTAATCCTGGTTTCATGATTGATAATCTACCTAACGATTCAGACCTAAAAGAGGTAGTCTTAGATGTTTGTACAGAGTTCATGGCCTATCCTATTATTCTGCAACTCCAAAGTATTCCACTTGTCGGAGATGTGACCAAAGATTATGTGACAGATTTGGTTAAAGAATTTTCTGAGGAAGTCAGAGCCGTTCTCGATGATGTTGTTACTAATAATGCCAGCTCAGAAGAGTTACTGAAAGAATCTTTAAACGGCATCATCAGTAAAATTTGTGGTGTTGATGTCAACTTGTTTCTATTTCCCATACCTGATGAATTAGAGGAATTATTATCTACAGGACAGGTTGTTCGCTTGATCAATTTCGTCTTACAAGTTCTTTTTCAGCATGTCTGGCGTTATAGTAGACACTACCAATTCACAGAGTTTGATGCAAGAAGAGCAGAACTCACTGCCCAAGTTGCATCGAAGATGAAAGTTGAAGAAAGCAAAGTTCAAACTCAAAACACTGTGATTGTCAATTATGGTAGTGCGAAGAAAGATGATGTAGATGATTTATTGCGTGGGGAAGGCAAGCTGTTGAGGAGCATCTCCAGTGTTATGGAACAGCTCAAACAAGCCGATCAAGTTAGTCAAAATGCCCAACCCGTTATCTTTATCGTTCAGAAGAAGAAAGATAGCGGCAAATTCTGA
- a CDS encoding aspartate aminotransferase family protein translates to MSPETLTPTDAPQVTESAYDPSEFNQYVMSTYGRFPIALKQGKGCLVWDTQGREYLDFVAGIATCTLGHAHPALVETVTQQISKLHHVSNLYYIQEQGDLAKWLVEHSCADRAFFCNSGAEANEGAIKLARKYAHTVLNIEDPVILTAKASFHGRTLATITATGQAKYQKGFSPLVPGFAYVPYNDFEAVKEAIASLDSSERRVAAILLEALQGEGGVRPGELEYFLRLRQLCDQMGILLILDEVQVGMGRTGKLWGYENLGIEPDIFTSAKGLAGGIPIGALLCKQFCDVFEPGNHASTFGGNPFACAAALTVCQTVEQDRLLQNVQERGEQLRKGLRAIATKYPQLIAEVRGWGLINGMELQAEIPLTSIEIVKKAMEQGVLLVPAGPKVVRFVPPLIVSAEEIDRAVAEVEKAIASLT, encoded by the coding sequence GTGAGTCCAGAAACTTTAACCCCAACGGATGCGCCCCAGGTTACAGAGAGTGCTTACGATCCATCGGAGTTTAACCAGTATGTGATGTCTACTTATGGGCGGTTTCCGATCGCCCTCAAACAAGGAAAAGGCTGCTTGGTTTGGGATACTCAAGGTCGCGAATACTTAGATTTTGTAGCCGGAATTGCCACCTGTACCTTGGGCCATGCCCATCCCGCTTTAGTAGAAACGGTAACCCAACAGATTAGCAAGCTCCATCATGTCTCCAATCTGTACTATATCCAAGAACAGGGGGATTTAGCTAAATGGTTAGTCGAGCATTCTTGTGCCGATCGCGCCTTTTTCTGTAATTCGGGGGCAGAAGCCAATGAAGGGGCGATTAAATTGGCCCGCAAATATGCCCATACGGTATTGAACATTGAAGACCCAGTAATCCTGACGGCAAAAGCAAGTTTTCATGGTCGTACCTTAGCCACGATTACCGCAACCGGCCAAGCCAAGTATCAAAAAGGGTTTAGTCCCCTAGTTCCAGGCTTTGCCTATGTGCCCTATAACGACTTTGAAGCCGTCAAAGAGGCGATCGCCTCCCTGGATAGCTCAGAGCGGCGCGTGGCGGCGATTTTACTTGAAGCCTTACAGGGTGAAGGGGGCGTGCGTCCAGGAGAATTGGAGTATTTCCTGCGCTTGCGTCAGTTGTGCGATCAAATGGGAATTTTACTGATCCTGGATGAGGTGCAAGTGGGCATGGGACGCACGGGCAAACTCTGGGGTTACGAGAATTTGGGCATTGAACCCGATATCTTTACCTCAGCTAAGGGGTTAGCGGGCGGTATTCCCATCGGTGCGCTGCTCTGTAAGCAGTTCTGCGATGTGTTTGAGCCGGGAAATCATGCCAGCACGTTTGGCGGTAACCCCTTTGCTTGTGCGGCAGCCCTGACGGTGTGCCAAACCGTGGAGCAGGATCGGTTGCTTCAAAATGTACAAGAGCGGGGCGAACAATTGCGGAAAGGCTTGCGGGCGATCGCCACCAAGTATCCCCAACTGATTGCTGAGGTGCGCGGATGGGGGCTAATTAATGGCATGGAACTGCAAGCGGAGATTCCCTTAACCTCCATTGAAATTGTCAAAAAAGCGATGGAACAAGGGGTGCTACTGGTTCCCGCAGGGCCCAAGGTGGTGCGGTTTGTGCCGCCGTTGATTGTGTCTGCGGAGGAGATCGATCGGGCAGTTGCGGAGGTGGAAAAGGCGATCGCTAGTCTTACCTAA
- a CDS encoding tRNA-(ms[2]io[6]A)-hydroxylase, producing MEELPKIKFLQQPTSEAWVEQAIANLNTILLDHSHCERKAAGVALNLMFRYPSSQVLVRKLTAIAREELEHFEQVNQWLERLNIPLAPLSAPPYAAGLKAQIRPTEPERMLDSLLISALIEARSHERLGLLANHLPQPQLAQFYRSLMASEARHYGVYWILATTYFDPAIVQARLEALAQVESNLLSTLHPEPRIHS from the coding sequence ATGGAAGAACTACCGAAAATCAAATTTCTGCAACAGCCGACATCTGAGGCTTGGGTTGAACAGGCGATCGCCAATCTCAATACCATCCTCCTAGATCATTCCCACTGCGAGCGCAAAGCAGCCGGAGTCGCTCTAAACCTGATGTTTCGCTATCCCTCCAGTCAGGTGCTGGTGAGGAAGCTAACGGCGATCGCCCGTGAAGAACTCGAACACTTTGAACAAGTCAATCAATGGTTAGAGCGCCTCAATATTCCCCTCGCTCCCCTCTCGGCTCCTCCCTACGCTGCCGGATTAAAAGCCCAAATTCGCCCCACTGAACCGGAACGAATGCTCGATTCTCTGTTGATTTCTGCCCTCATTGAAGCCCGTTCCCATGAGCGTCTCGGACTGCTCGCCAACCACCTGCCCCAACCCCAACTCGCCCAATTTTATCGCTCTTTGATGGCTTCTGAAGCTCGCCATTATGGGGTCTACTGGATCTTAGCCACCACTTATTTCGATCCGGCGATCGTCCAAGCTCGCCTAGAAGCTCTGGCGCAAGTTGAAAGTAATTTACTCTCTACCTTGCATCCAGAACCGCGCATTCATAGTTAA
- a CDS encoding glycosyltransferase family 4 protein: MKIVLVCTEKLPVPCVRGGAIQTYIDGILPYLSKEHDITVFSVTDPNLPEREVKNGIRYERYAPGDSEAYYQAVANFVAKETFDWVIFYNRPKYLPLVADAAPQSRFLLSMHNEMFHAKKITPELAHRCLSRVESVVTVSQFIADGIADLFPDYQHKLKPVYAGVDLNRFQPRWSSGLQERRSSLLAQHGLEDRKVVLCVGRLTDKKGPHILLNAFPKVLEQHPSAVLLLVGSKWYGKNEENGYVRDLKKQAGKLGDAVRLTGFISPDRVQDYFLLGDIFVCASQWQEPLARVHYEAMATGLCILTTVRGGNAEVIIPEKNGLLVTDYENPDAFAQPINYLLSNLDLAEDMGRNGRHLSEINYSWSRVSSDILHVLEKPFV; the protein is encoded by the coding sequence ATGAAAATTGTATTGGTTTGTACAGAAAAATTACCTGTACCTTGTGTTCGTGGTGGGGCAATTCAAACGTATATTGATGGTATCTTGCCTTATTTAAGCAAAGAACATGACATCACTGTTTTTTCCGTAACCGATCCGAATTTACCGGAACGAGAAGTCAAAAATGGTATTCGATATGAACGATATGCACCAGGGGATTCTGAGGCATATTACCAAGCAGTCGCTAACTTTGTGGCTAAAGAAACTTTTGATTGGGTTATCTTTTACAACCGACCGAAGTATTTACCCTTAGTTGCCGATGCCGCACCTCAAAGTCGCTTTCTTTTGAGTATGCATAATGAGATGTTTCATGCTAAGAAAATCACACCTGAACTGGCTCATCGCTGTTTAAGTCGAGTAGAGTCAGTGGTTACAGTAAGTCAATTTATTGCTGATGGAATTGCGGATTTATTTCCCGATTATCAGCATAAGCTCAAACCTGTTTATGCGGGAGTGGATCTCAACCGCTTTCAACCGCGATGGTCATCCGGACTGCAAGAGCGTCGGTCAAGTTTGTTAGCTCAACACGGCCTAGAAGATAGAAAAGTAGTGCTTTGTGTCGGTCGTTTAACGGATAAAAAAGGGCCGCATATTTTACTCAATGCTTTTCCAAAAGTCTTAGAACAACATCCTTCTGCTGTGCTTTTACTCGTTGGTAGTAAGTGGTACGGTAAAAATGAGGAGAATGGCTATGTCCGCGATCTGAAAAAGCAGGCAGGAAAATTGGGTGATGCAGTCCGTTTAACGGGTTTTATTTCACCAGATCGAGTTCAAGATTATTTCCTTTTAGGTGATATTTTTGTCTGTGCTTCTCAGTGGCAAGAACCCTTGGCTCGCGTTCATTATGAAGCGATGGCGACGGGGTTATGTATTCTAACGACAGTGCGGGGTGGAAATGCAGAAGTGATCATTCCGGAAAAAAATGGCTTACTGGTGACGGATTACGAAAATCCCGATGCTTTTGCCCAGCCGATTAATTACCTGTTATCCAATCTGGATTTAGCGGAAGATATGGGGCGTAATGGCCGGCATTTAAGTGAGATTAATTACAGTTGGTCTAGGGTTTCCTCGGATATTTTGCACGTCCTAGAAAAGCCTTTTGTATAA
- a CDS encoding LamG domain-containing protein, which produces MTQNLDYPYPTESILEFDGKDDYIDCGNSSQLNLTEPMAIECWLKLTDPQEGSRYYILGRGTRQYNYNYGLLYQNLKGNREQIKFLYSESPAVWQPSMKIGDRQFHHLALVIDRQQVELYIDAQPQGSQPLSDPINPPSDVPFQIGRLFGKTRLKGYIADIRIWNQPRTHPEIKTQCQHRLLGNEPGLIGYWPLNEGSGTQIQDLTENSNPGTIQGATWIPPEPSRSPDIPLIEIQSKNKPKLKLNPKLKIPREITQIIVLRSKKGLGGEPEIIYSRKAKKKQKKSEQKQTIKWVRNVYNDFAKALSKL; this is translated from the coding sequence ATGACCCAAAATTTGGACTATCCTTACCCCACTGAAAGCATCCTAGAGTTTGACGGCAAAGACGATTATATTGACTGTGGTAATAGCAGTCAGTTAAATCTGACTGAACCGATGGCGATCGAATGTTGGTTGAAACTCACCGATCCGCAAGAAGGCAGCCGATATTATATTCTCGGTCGAGGAACTCGTCAGTATAACTATAATTATGGCCTGCTCTATCAGAACTTAAAAGGGAATCGCGAGCAAATCAAGTTTTTATACTCAGAATCTCCCGCCGTTTGGCAACCTTCGATGAAGATTGGCGATCGCCAATTTCATCATCTTGCCTTAGTCATCGATCGTCAGCAAGTTGAACTCTATATCGATGCTCAACCCCAAGGTTCCCAACCCCTATCCGATCCCATCAACCCCCCCAGTGATGTCCCCTTCCAAATCGGACGACTCTTTGGTAAAACCCGATTGAAAGGATACATCGCCGACATTCGCATTTGGAATCAACCCCGAACCCACCCAGAAATTAAAACCCAATGTCAGCACCGTTTGCTCGGTAATGAACCCGGATTAATCGGGTATTGGCCCCTGAATGAAGGATCAGGAACTCAGATTCAAGACCTCACAGAAAACAGCAACCCTGGAACCATCCAAGGAGCCACTTGGATACCCCCTGAACCTTCTCGATCCCCCGATATTCCCCTAATCGAGATCCAGTCAAAAAACAAACCCAAGTTAAAATTAAACCCTAAACTCAAAATTCCCAGGGAAATTACTCAAATTATAGTCTTGAGAAGCAAGAAAGGACTGGGTGGAGAACCAGAAATTATTTACAGTCGAAAAGCCAAAAAGAAGCAAAAAAAATCCGAACAAAAACAAACCATAAAATGGGTTCGGAATGTTTACAACGATTTTGCCAAAGCTCTTTCCAAGCTGTAG